Below is a window of Streptomyces sp. NBC_00223 DNA.
CCCGGCGTCCGGCGCGGCGCCTGCGCCCGCCGGGTCGGCCGGATCGGCGGACTTCCCGTCGGCCGGGGCGGGGCCGGCCGACGGAGCGGGGGCGGAGGGCGGGTTCTGCTCAGGCGCAGCCGAGGACGCGTTCACCCCTCCACTATCGCCTGTCCGCCGTGCGGACCAATCCCCGGGGGCGGCCCGCGCCCCCGGGGTACCCCTTCCTCCGACCCTCACCCGCCCGCACCCCGAATCGGTCCGAACCCCACCCGACCGGCCGCCCGGCAGCACCCGAAGGTAAAGCAGCGGTATAGATTCCCAAGCCCTCCTTGTTGACGTGCGCTCGTCAGAATACGTTCTCGCCCGTCCCACTGATCCCACACATGACAGTGGTCACACTCCTCACGCACGCCCCCGGTGCACCCACCAACAGGAGGCAGTAGCTTGCGAATCACCCTTACCCCGGTAGCCCTCCGCTCCGGGATCGCCCTCACCGCCGCGGCGGGCCTGGCCGTTTCCGGCCTCGCCCTCGCCTCGTCCGCGGGAGCCGCGACCAACGCGTCGACCACCGTGTCCACCACCCGTTCCTGCGCGGTGAGCGCCAAAGCCGGCGTCATGGCCTGTAAGGCCCTCAAGGTGACCGGCGGTCTCAACTCGCTGGCCGTGTCCACCGGTTCGGTGAAGCCGGCGGCCACCCCGTCCGGTTACGGACCGGCCGATCTGCGCAGCGCCTACGCCCTGCCCGCCACGGGCGGTTCCGGCGCGACCGTGGCCATCGTGGACGCCTACGACGACCCGAACGCGGAAGCGGACCTGGCCACGTACCGCTCCACGTACGGCCTGGCCGCCTGCACCACCGCCAACGGCTGCTTCCGCAAGGTCGGTCAGTCCGGCACGTCCTCGCTGCCCAAGGCCGACGCGGGCTGGGCCGAGGAGATATCGCTCGACCTCGACATGGTCAGCGCCGTCTGCCCGAGCTGCCACATCCTGCTGGTCGAGGCGACCAGTTCCTCGATGGCCAACCTCGGCACCGCCGTCAACACCGCGGTGTCGCTGGGCGCGAAGTACGTCTCCAACAGCTACGGCGGCAGCGAGTCCTCCTCGGACACCTCGTACGACAGCTCGTACTTCAACCACCCGGGCGTGGCCATCACGGTCAGCGCGGGCGACAGCGGCTACGGCGCCGAGTACCCGGCCGCCTCGAAGTACGTCACCGCGGTCGGCGGCACCTCGCTGAAGAAGAACTCGACGGCCCGCGGCTGGACCGACACCGTCTGGAACGGCACCGGTTCGGGCTGCTCGCGCTACGACGCCAAGCCGACCTGGCAGAAGGACACCGGCTGCGCCAAGCGCACGATCGCCGACGTCTCCGCGGTCGCCGACCCGGCCACCGGCGTGGCGGTCTACGACACCTACGGCGGCGACAAGGGCTGGGAGGTGTTCGGCGGCACCAGCGCCTCCTCGCCGATCATCGCCTCGGTGTACGCGCTCGCCGGCACCCCGTCCTCGAGCTCGACCCCGGCGTCCTTCCCGTACGCGCACACCGGGTCGCTCAACGACGTGGTGAGCGGCTCCAACGGTTCGTGCTCCGGCTCGTACCTGTGCACGGGCGCCACGGGCTACGACGGCCCGACCGGCCTGGGCACCCCCAACGGCGTGACGGCCTTCCAGGGCTGACACGGCGTCACATCGCGGTAAGGGAGGGGCGGCACCGGTGCCGCCCCTCCCCCGCGTTCAGCCGTAGAGCCGGTTCGCGGTCGCCACCGCGCGCAGCACCGCCGCCGCCTTGTTGCGGCACTCGGCGTCCTCCGACTCCGGGTCGGAGTCGGCCACGATGCCCGCGCCCGCCTGGACGTACGCCGTGCCGTCCCGCAGCAGCGCGGTGCGGATCGCGATGGCGGTGTCGGAGTCCCCGGCGAAGTCCAGATAGCCGACGCAGCCGCCGTACAGCCCGCGCCGGGACGGCTCCAGCTCCTCGATGATCTGCATCGCCCGCGGCTTGGGCGCGCCCGACAGGGTGCCGGCCGGGAAGCACGCGGTGAGCACGTCGAAGGCGGTACGGCCCGCGGCGACCTTGCCCGTGACGGTCGAGACGATGTGCATGACGTGCGAGTAGCGCTCGACGGACATGAAGTCGACGACCTCGACGCTGCCGGGCTCGCAGACCCGGCCCAGGTCGTTGCGGCCCAGGTCGACCAGCATCAGATGCTCGGCGCGCTCCTTGGGGTCGGCCAGCAGTTCCTCGCCGAGCGCGAGGTCGATCGGCCGGGTGGCGCCGCGCGGCCGGGTGCCCGCGATCGGGTGCAGCATCGCGTGGCCGTCCTCGACCTTGACCAGCGCCTCGGGGCTGGAGCCGACCACGTCGAAGCCGCCCTCCGCGCCGCCGTCCTCGCCGGGGAAGCGCAGCAGGTACATGTACGGGCTCGGGTTGGTGGCCCGCAGCACCCGGTAGACGTCGAGGGCACTGGCCGAGCAGGGCGTCTCGAACCGCTGCGAGGGCACGACCTGGAACGCCTCGCCCGCCCGGATGCGCTCCTTGATGTCCTCGACCGCGTCCCGGAAGTCCTGGCCGCCCCAGCGGGTGGTGTACTCCGGCAGCCGGGACTCGGGCAGCACGACGGGCGCGGTGCGCACGGGCGCGGCGAGATCGGCCTCCATGGCGTCGAGCCGGGCCACGGCGTCCGCGTACGCCTCGTCGACACCGGTGTCCTGGTCGTTGTGGTTGATCGCGTTGGCGATCAGCAGCACGCTGCCGTCCCAGTGGTCGAGTACGGCCAGGTCGGAGGTGAGCAGCATGGTCAGCTCCGGCAGCCGCAGCGTGTCGGCGCCGTGCTCGCCGATGCGCTCCAGACGGCGGACGATGTCGTAGCCCAGATAGCCGACCATGCCGCCGGTGAAGGGCGGCATCCCGGCGGCCAGGTCGCGCGGGGTGTGCAGGGCCTCCACGGTGGCCCCCAGCGCGGCCAGCGGGTCGCCGTCGACCGGGACGCCGACCGGCGGGGTGCCGAGCCAGTGCGCCTGCCCGTCGCGCGCGGTCAAGGTGGCGGCCGAGCGCACCCCCACGAAGGAGTAACGGGACCAGGACCCCCCGCTCCCGGCGCCTTCAGCCTGGGAGGTGCCTCCGTCCGCCGATTCGAGCAGAAACGTTCCGACGCGTTCGCCCGCGAGCTTGCGGTAGAGGCCCACCGGGGTGTCGCCGTCCGCGAGGAGGCGGCGGCTGACCGGGACGACTCGGCGGTCCACCGCCAGTTTGCGGAAGGTTTCGAGATCCATGGCCGCAGACCTTACTGGCCCGAAGGCCCTACTGGCCCGAGGCGGGCAGCAGGACGTCGGCGTCGAAGCAGGTGCGGTCGCCGGTGTGACAGGCGGCGCCGACCTGGTCGACCTTGACCAGCACGGTGTCGGCGTCGCAGTCGAGGGCCACCGACTTCACGTGCTGGACATGCCCGGAGGTGTCGCCCTTGACCCAGTACTCGCGCCGGCTGCGGCTCCAGTACGTGCAGCGGCCGGTGGTCAGGGTGCGGTGCAGCGCCTCCGCGTCCATCCAGCCGAGCATCAGCACCTCACCGGTGTCGTACTGCTGGGCGATGGCGGGCACCAGGCCGTCGGGGTTGGTCCTCAGACGGGCGGCGATGGCGGGGTCGAGCGAGGTCGCGGACATGCCTCCATTCTGCCGCTGATCGTCCGTGACAAGAAAAGCCGTGATAAATGGCAAAGCGGGCAAGCAGGTTGTCCGTTATGCGGTTGGTGCTCGCCGATGTCACCCGTATGGGGCATCCTGCCTGCATGGGTTTTCCTCCTCCGCCGCCAGACGGTCCCCCACCACCTCCAGACCAGGGCGGAGGGTTCGGACCCCCGCAGGGCTTCGGGCCGCCTCCTCCGCCGCCACCGCCGGGCGACGCCGGATACGGATACCCCCAACAGCCGGGCGGGAACGACCCGTACGGCCGCCCCCAACCGGGAGCAGACCCGTACGGATACCCGCAGCAGCCGGGGGCCGACCCGTACGGATACCCGCAGCAGCAGCCGGCCGACCCGGACCCGTACGGCTATCCGCAGCAGCAGGGCGGCTACCCGCCGCAGGGCGCCGGCTACGGCCCGCCCGGGCCCCCCGGCGGTTACGGCTATCAGCAGCCCGGCGGATACGGCGGTTACCCGCCGCCGCCCCCGCCGCCGAACAACAGCAAGCGCAATGTGTGGATAGCCGTCGGCGCGGTCGTGGTGGTCGCCGCGGTCATCGGCGGCGTGGTGGTGGCGGTCGGCGGCAGCGACAAGAAGGACACGGACGCCAAGCCGACCCACACGATCAGCGGACTGCCGTCGGGCCTGCCCACCGATCTGCCCACCGACATTCCGACGGACCTCCCGACGGACGACGACTCGCTGCCGACGGACGAGCCCACGCTGGACCTGCCCACCGACTTCCCGACCGACTTCCCCACCACGGCGCCGACCGAGAAGCTCGTGCCGTACGTGGTGCTGGAGCCGGGCAAGTGCTTCGACGCGCCGAGCCTGTCGGCGTCCGTGGACAAGGTGACGACCCGTTCGTGCGGCTCCGCGCACGACGCGCAGGTGGTCGCCAACGAGACGCTCACCGGCAGCTTCTCCAGCGACACCGAGATCCAGAACAAGGCGCTCGACCTGTGCCAGGCCGACGCCGAGAAGTACCTTCCGCACGACGGCAGGACGTACTACCCGTACGCGCTCTTCCCGAAGCTGATCACGTACCAGGTGCAGAACCGCAAGACGGTCACCTGCTCGCTCACCCGCAACAACGGCACGAACGGCACGAAGCTCTACAGCAAGCTCGGCTGACCGGGTGCCGACCCGGCGGTGAGGAGCGGACGTACGGCCCGTCCGGCGTTAGCCTGGCGGTATGTCGACCCATGCACAGCGTGAACGTCTGCTCCTCGCCGACCTGCTGGAGCGGTCGGGGCCCGACGCCCCGACGCTGTGCGACGGCTGGAGGACCCGGGACCTGGCCGCGCATGTGGTCGTACGCGAGCGGCGCAGCGACGCCGCGGCCGGGCAGGTGATCCCCAAGCTCGCCGACCGCCTGGAGCGGATCCGCGGGCAGTACGCCGCGAAGCCCTACGAGGAGCTGGTCCAGCTGATCAGGACCGGCCCGCCCCGGCTGTCGCCCTTCGCCCTCAAGCAGCTCGACGAGGCCGCCAACACGGTGGAGTTCTACGTCCACGCGGAGGACGTCAGGCGGGCGGCCCCCGACTGGTCCCCGCGGCCGGTCGACCCGGTCTTCGCCGACGCCCTGTGGTCGCGGCTGGAGCGCGGGGCCCGGATGCTGGGCCGCCGCTCCCCGGTGGGGCTGGTGCTGCGCTGCCCTGACGGCCGGACCACCGTGGCGCACAAGGGCACCCCGGTGGTGACGGTCACCGGCGAGCCGCAGGAGCTGACGATGTTCGTCTTCGGCCGCCAGGGCTCGGCCGATGTGACGGCCGAGGGCGACAAGGACGCGGTGGCCCAGGCGTACGACGCGAAACTGGGCGTCTGACGCCGACCCCGCCGCCTCAGCGGACACGGAGTCGCACCAGGCGCCCCGGCCCGGTGCGGCTTGCGCGGCCGGTTGGGGCTGCCGGGCGCGGCAACCTCTTTCCGCCGCGGCGGCGGGAAGCCCGAACCGGTTGTCGGCGGTGCCGCCCCGGGCCGTGCCCGGTGGGTTGTGCCCGTGCCGGGGTCGGTTCGCCACCGCCGGTCTGCGCCGTTGTGACGTGCCACCGTTGCGGCGGTGTTGTGGTGGGCTGGGCAGCCCGGTTTGGGTTGCCGGGTGTGACGGCCCCGCTCGGCACCCGCCCCGGTAAGGGGCGCCCCGGGTGACCGGTCTCGGCGCGGCGGGGGGTCGGGGAAGCCGCCCGCAGGGCTATTCGCGGGAAGGGAAGCCGTACATCTGGACGGCCACGTGCTCGCGGCCCGCCGTGTCCCCCGCCTCCTCCGCGGATCGGCCCCGGTCGATCCAGCGCCGCATCAGCGCCCCGATCTCCTCGGCCATCTCCTGGAGCTCGTCCGAGGTCAGCCGCGGCATGTACTCCGAGCTGAACGACGCGTCGGTCCACTCGCGCGGCCAGGCCGCCTGCTGGTCGAGATACCGCTCGTACCGCTCCGCGCGCGTGGCGAGCAGCTGCCGGGTGACCTGGCTCAGCACGGCCACGCCCTCGGGCCGGTCCGCGAAGTCCGCGCTGCGGAAGGAGAACCCGTGCTCGGCGGAGACCTTCCACCACCGCTCGCGTCCGTCGCTGCCGTGCCCCGGCGCCTCCTCGATGAAGCCGTGCGCGGCCATCTTCCGCAGGTGGTAGCTGACCAGCGAGACGGCCTCGTCCACCTGCTCGGACAGCCGGGACGCGGTGGCCTCGCGGGCGGTGAAGAGCGCGCGGTAGAGCCGGATGCGCAACGGATGGGTGAACACCTTCAGCGCGTCGAGGTCGGTGATGCGCTGCTCGGTGCCCTCGGGTTCCGGGGACTTCTCGGTGTCTGCCACTTCTCCACCGTAGGTACGAAAGAAAAGTTGCGCAATATTATTTGCGCAACTTTCCTTTCTCATTGGATCGCCAGCATCCGCGGCCACGTTTCGGCAGGATGGCGGCCATGTCTCTCGACGGCACCCGTGCCCACCTCACCGGTCCCGGCGATCTGCCACCCCTGGTGGAGCGCGCCGCCCGGACCGCCCGTCACCTCGGCTTCGCCCACTCCTGCCGCCCCGAGCACGGCCGCCTGCTGTACGCGCTCGCCGCGGGCGCAGAGCGGATCGGCGAGACCGGAACCGGGTGCGGGGTGGGCCTCGCCTGGCTGGTGTCGGGGATGCGCGAGGGCGCCACGGCGGTCAGCGTCGAACGCGACCCCGCCCGGGCCTCCACGTCCGCCGCGCTCTTCGCGGCCCTCGCCCCCGAGGTGACCGTGCGCTGCGCCGACTGGACGGCCATCGCCGAGGACGGCCCCTTCGACCTGCTGGTGCTCGACGGCGGCGGCCAGGGGAAACACGGGCGGGACAGCGCCGGCCCGGAAGGCACGGAAGGCCCCGAAGGCATGGGAGCCGAGGGCGGCGGGCAGGACGACACCCCCGCAGACCCGACCCTGCTGCTGCGGCCCGGCGGGGTGCTGGTGATCGACGACTTCACCCCGGCCGCCGGCGGGCCCCCGCTGCACGAGGGACGGCCCGACACGGCCCGGCTGCACTGGCTCGACCACCCGGCGCTGCGCGCGGTGGAGGTGCCGCTGGCCCCGGACCTGGCCGTGCTGGTCTGCACCCGCCGGTCATAGGAACGTACGACCGGCGGGACCACCGGCCCGGCCGGTCAGCGCACCGCGTGGTCAGCGGCCCGGCCGGTCAGCGCACCGCGTGTTCACCGGCCCGGCCGGTCAGCGCACCG
It encodes the following:
- a CDS encoding helix-turn-helix domain-containing protein, whose amino-acid sequence is MADTEKSPEPEGTEQRITDLDALKVFTHPLRIRLYRALFTAREATASRLSEQVDEAVSLVSYHLRKMAAHGFIEEAPGHGSDGRERWWKVSAEHGFSFRSADFADRPEGVAVLSQVTRQLLATRAERYERYLDQQAAWPREWTDASFSSEYMPRLTSDELQEMAEEIGALMRRWIDRGRSAEEAGDTAGREHVAVQMYGFPSRE
- a CDS encoding TIGR03085 family metal-binding protein yields the protein MSTHAQRERLLLADLLERSGPDAPTLCDGWRTRDLAAHVVVRERRSDAAAGQVIPKLADRLERIRGQYAAKPYEELVQLIRTGPPRLSPFALKQLDEAANTVEFYVHAEDVRRAAPDWSPRPVDPVFADALWSRLERGARMLGRRSPVGLVLRCPDGRTTVAHKGTPVVTVTGEPQELTMFVFGRQGSADVTAEGDKDAVAQAYDAKLGV
- the hisI gene encoding phosphoribosyl-AMP cyclohydrolase: MSATSLDPAIAARLRTNPDGLVPAIAQQYDTGEVLMLGWMDAEALHRTLTTGRCTYWSRSRREYWVKGDTSGHVQHVKSVALDCDADTVLVKVDQVGAACHTGDRTCFDADVLLPASGQ
- a CDS encoding anthranilate synthase component I, whose product is MDLETFRKLAVDRRVVPVSRRLLADGDTPVGLYRKLAGERVGTFLLESADGGTSQAEGAGSGGSWSRYSFVGVRSAATLTARDGQAHWLGTPPVGVPVDGDPLAALGATVEALHTPRDLAAGMPPFTGGMVGYLGYDIVRRLERIGEHGADTLRLPELTMLLTSDLAVLDHWDGSVLLIANAINHNDQDTGVDEAYADAVARLDAMEADLAAPVRTAPVVLPESRLPEYTTRWGGQDFRDAVEDIKERIRAGEAFQVVPSQRFETPCSASALDVYRVLRATNPSPYMYLLRFPGEDGGAEGGFDVVGSSPEALVKVEDGHAMLHPIAGTRPRGATRPIDLALGEELLADPKERAEHLMLVDLGRNDLGRVCEPGSVEVVDFMSVERYSHVMHIVSTVTGKVAAGRTAFDVLTACFPAGTLSGAPKPRAMQIIEELEPSRRGLYGGCVGYLDFAGDSDTAIAIRTALLRDGTAYVQAGAGIVADSDPESEDAECRNKAAAVLRAVATANRLYG
- a CDS encoding S53 family peptidase; protein product: MRITLTPVALRSGIALTAAAGLAVSGLALASSAGAATNASTTVSTTRSCAVSAKAGVMACKALKVTGGLNSLAVSTGSVKPAATPSGYGPADLRSAYALPATGGSGATVAIVDAYDDPNAEADLATYRSTYGLAACTTANGCFRKVGQSGTSSLPKADAGWAEEISLDLDMVSAVCPSCHILLVEATSSSMANLGTAVNTAVSLGAKYVSNSYGGSESSSDTSYDSSYFNHPGVAITVSAGDSGYGAEYPAASKYVTAVGGTSLKKNSTARGWTDTVWNGTGSGCSRYDAKPTWQKDTGCAKRTIADVSAVADPATGVAVYDTYGGDKGWEVFGGTSASSPIIASVYALAGTPSSSSTPASFPYAHTGSLNDVVSGSNGSCSGSYLCTGATGYDGPTGLGTPNGVTAFQG
- a CDS encoding O-methyltransferase, with protein sequence MSLDGTRAHLTGPGDLPPLVERAARTARHLGFAHSCRPEHGRLLYALAAGAERIGETGTGCGVGLAWLVSGMREGATAVSVERDPARASTSAALFAALAPEVTVRCADWTAIAEDGPFDLLVLDGGGQGKHGRDSAGPEGTEGPEGMGAEGGGQDDTPADPTLLLRPGGVLVIDDFTPAAGGPPLHEGRPDTARLHWLDHPALRAVEVPLAPDLAVLVCTRRS